The following proteins are encoded in a genomic region of Zea mays cultivar B73 chromosome 9, Zm-B73-REFERENCE-NAM-5.0, whole genome shotgun sequence:
- the LOC103637889 gene encoding bZIP transcription factor 46 isoform X2, protein MEMPAGSGAPALARQGSVYSLTFDEFQTTLGGASKDFGSMNMDELLRNIWTAEESNAMAAAAPATATATAAASVDAHAQQQQQQQHGAPIQRQGSFTLPRTLSQKTVDEVWREIVSLTSGEDAQQVAAPAPAPAPEPEPAPAPAPLPAQAQAQQTLGSMTLEEFLVRAGVVREDMGGHQTLLLQPHAQGLFSQGNAVAPQTLQLGNGMVAGVVGQGLGGGVTVAAPTTPVVFNGLGKVEAGDLSSLSPVPYPFDTALRMRKGPTVEKVVERRQRRMIKNRESAARSRARKQAYIMELEAEVAKLKDQNEELQKKQVEMLKKQKDERKTVDLSGCRF, encoded by the exons ATGGAGATGCCGGCAGGGAGCGGGGCCCCAGCGCTGGCGCGGCAGGGCTCGGTCTACTCGCTCACGTTCGACGAGTTCCAGACCACGCTCGGCGGCGCCAGCAAGGACTTCGGCTCCATGAACATGGACGAGCTGCTGCGCAACATCTGGACAGCCGAGGAGTCTAACGCCATGGCTGCGGCCGCcccggccacggccacggccacggcggCCGCATCCGTGGACGCGCacgcgcagcagcagcagcagcagcagcacgggGCGCCCATCCAGCGCCAGGGCTCCTTCACGCTGCCCCGCACACTCAGCCAGAAGACGGTCGACGAGGTCTGGCGCGAGATCgtgagcctcaccagcggcgaggACGCGCAGCAGGTTGCGGCTCCCGCTCCCGCtcccgcgcccgagcccgagcccgcgcccgcgcccgcgccgctgCCGGCGCAGGCGCAGGCGCAGCAGACGCTGGGGTCCATGACTCTGGAGGAGTTCCTGGTACGCGCCGGCGTGGTTCGTGAGGACATGGGGGGGCACCAGACCCTCCTGCTGCAGCCGCACGCGCAGGGGCTTTTCTCCCAGGGGAATGCGGTCGCGCCGCAGACCCTGCAGCTGGGAAACGGGATGGTGGCCGGGGTCGTCGGGCAGGGCCTCGGAGGAGGGGTGACGGTGGCGGCTCCGACGACGCCGGTCGTGTTCAACGGGTTGGGAAAGGTGGAGGCGGGTGATCTGTCGTCGCTGTCGCCGGTGCCGTATCCGTTCGACACTGCGCTGAGGATGCGGAAGGGACCCACCGTCGAGAAGGTGGTGGAGAGGAGGCAGCGCCGCATGATCAAGAACAGGGAGTCGGCCGCCAGGTCGCGTGCGAGGAAGCAG GCGTACATAATGGAGCTGGAAGCTGAGGTGGCAAAACTCAAGGACCAGAATGAGGAGTTGCAGAAAAAGCAG GTTGAAATGCTAAAGAAGCAAAAGGATGAG CGGAAGACAGTAGATCTTTCTGGCTGCCGATTTTGA
- the LOC111590174 gene encoding protein MAIN-LIKE 1-like — translation MAQFHLLDPFYDESHRGRLLSEGQDLATLRSRTHNGFLDMVFDDRYTNYLRRAGLDVISYQLRRGLPTIDSAAITALVDRWRPETHSFHLPFGEMTVTLEDAQKILGLNVGGRAVTGQCDSDGWRARVEAFLGRELPAEGVERTAGVGITWLRQSFGVCPADADEATVQFYCRAWILHMFGCVLFPDATGDCASWILHMFFILSLSSASHF, via the exons ATGGCACAGTTCCACCTTCTCGACCCGTTCTACGACGAGAGCCACCGGGGGCGCCTTCTGTCGGAAGGCCAG GACCTAGCAACGCTTCGTTCTAGGACACACAATGGGTTCCTAGACATGGTGTTCGACGACAGGTACACTAATTACCTCAGACGAGCAGGTCTAGATGTAATATCTTACCAGTTACGACGCGGGTTGCCTACTATTGATTCGGCGGCCATTACTGCACTTGTGGACAG GTGGCGTCCTGAGACACATAGTTTTCATCTTCCTTTTGGTGAGATGACAGTCACATTAGAGGATGCACAGAAGATACTTGGACTCAATGTTGGTGGCAGAGCAGTGACAGGCCAATGTGACTCTGACGGATGGAGGGCTAGAGTTGAGGCCTTTCTTGGTAGGGAGCTTCCTGCTGAGGGCGTTGAACGGACTGCTGGAGTAGGCATCACATGGCTCCGTCAGTCTTTTGGTGTGTGCCCTGCTGATGCTGATGAGGCTACAGTCCAGTtctattgtcgagcttggatctTGCACATGTTTGGTTGTGTCCTCTTCCCAGACGCCACAGGAGACTGCGCGTCTTGGATCTTGCACATGTTTTTCATCCTCTCTTTGTCCTCTGCATCCCACTTTTGA
- the LOC103637889 gene encoding bZIP transcription factor 46 isoform X1, whose protein sequence is MEMPAGSGAPALARQGSVYSLTFDEFQTTLGGASKDFGSMNMDELLRNIWTAEESNAMAAAAPATATATAAASVDAHAQQQQQQQHGAPIQRQGSFTLPRTLSQKTVDEVWREIVSLTSGEDAQQVAAPAPAPAPEPEPAPAPAPLPAQAQAQQTLGSMTLEEFLVRAGVVREDMGGHQTLLLQPHAQGLFSQGNAVAPQTLQLGNGMVAGVVGQGLGGGVTVAAPTTPVVFNGLGKVEAGDLSSLSPVPYPFDTALRMRKGPTVEKVVERRQRRMIKNRESAARSRARKQAYIMELEAEVAKLKDQNEELQKKQVEMLKKQKDEVLERINSQHGPKAKKLCLRRTLTGPW, encoded by the exons ATGGAGATGCCGGCAGGGAGCGGGGCCCCAGCGCTGGCGCGGCAGGGCTCGGTCTACTCGCTCACGTTCGACGAGTTCCAGACCACGCTCGGCGGCGCCAGCAAGGACTTCGGCTCCATGAACATGGACGAGCTGCTGCGCAACATCTGGACAGCCGAGGAGTCTAACGCCATGGCTGCGGCCGCcccggccacggccacggccacggcggCCGCATCCGTGGACGCGCacgcgcagcagcagcagcagcagcagcacgggGCGCCCATCCAGCGCCAGGGCTCCTTCACGCTGCCCCGCACACTCAGCCAGAAGACGGTCGACGAGGTCTGGCGCGAGATCgtgagcctcaccagcggcgaggACGCGCAGCAGGTTGCGGCTCCCGCTCCCGCtcccgcgcccgagcccgagcccgcgcccgcgcccgcgccgctgCCGGCGCAGGCGCAGGCGCAGCAGACGCTGGGGTCCATGACTCTGGAGGAGTTCCTGGTACGCGCCGGCGTGGTTCGTGAGGACATGGGGGGGCACCAGACCCTCCTGCTGCAGCCGCACGCGCAGGGGCTTTTCTCCCAGGGGAATGCGGTCGCGCCGCAGACCCTGCAGCTGGGAAACGGGATGGTGGCCGGGGTCGTCGGGCAGGGCCTCGGAGGAGGGGTGACGGTGGCGGCTCCGACGACGCCGGTCGTGTTCAACGGGTTGGGAAAGGTGGAGGCGGGTGATCTGTCGTCGCTGTCGCCGGTGCCGTATCCGTTCGACACTGCGCTGAGGATGCGGAAGGGACCCACCGTCGAGAAGGTGGTGGAGAGGAGGCAGCGCCGCATGATCAAGAACAGGGAGTCGGCCGCCAGGTCGCGTGCGAGGAAGCAG GCGTACATAATGGAGCTGGAAGCTGAGGTGGCAAAACTCAAGGACCAGAATGAGGAGTTGCAGAAAAAGCAG GTTGAAATGCTAAAGAAGCAAAAGGATGAG GTCCTGGAGCGTATCAACAGCCAACATGGACCAAAGGCAAAGAAGCTTTGCCTGCGCCGCACCCTGACTGGCCCATGGTAG